A window of Mesotoga sp. Brook.08.105.5.1 genomic DNA:
CTGGATTTAGCGGAGCAGAATCTCGAAGAATACCGGGGCAAGTTCAGACTATTTAATTCTTCTTACGTTGATTTCGAAACAGTATTAAGGCAGGCAGGCGTTGAAAGGGTAGACGGAGTTTTGTTGGATGTTGGCACTTCCACTTTTCAGCTGAAGGCTAAAGGAAGAGGGTTTTCGTACGAACTGGACGAACCGCTCGATATGCGTATGGATCTCTCAAATAAGATTACAGCAGCAGATGTTGTGAACAGCTACAGCGAAAGTGAACTGTCGAGGATCATCTTTGAGTATGGTGACGAGAAGAGATTTGCCAGAAGAATAGCGAAATGCATAGTTAACAGAAGACCTTTATCTACTACCAGAGAGTTGCACGATGCAGTGAAAGCAGCAATGCCACCGGCCGAAAGGTACAAGAGGAAAAGACATTTCGCAACAAAGACGTTTCAAGCGATAAGAATTGTAGTTAACAAGGAATTAGAGAACATCGAAGGTGTCCTGAGAAGCATTCCCGGTTTTCTTAAGCAAGGCGGTAGGATCGTTTTTATTTCATTTCATTCTTTGGAAGACGGCATAGCAAAAAGGGTATTCAGGGAGAAATCGGACTCAGAGTTGAAGATCCTTACGAAGAAACCCATACAGCCGTCACAAGAAGAAGTAGAACTCAATCTAAGAGCAAGAAGTGCAAGGTTGAGGGCAGCGGAGCGGATTTGAAGGGAGGAACATCTCGTGCAAGCCATAACAGCGAAGCGGAAATCGCTGGCGCGTGAGGGCGGCGAAGCCTTAACGAACAGTGAAGTATGGGGTTTATTTGGTTTTCTGCAAGTTCTTGTGATTTTTCTTTCACTGGCAGTTTCAATTGCTCTCCCGTTCTATTTTGGCAATGAAGTTGATAAAATTACAGAGGTGGCGACGAATAGAGAGCAGAGCATCACAGTCATGAAGTCTCGACTAGGAGATGTCTCTAGGGAAATTTCATATTTACAGACGGTTGTTGGGGTGAGAGCAGAAAAGTAGAACTTTGTCGAGGTGGATCTTAAATCAAGAGACTGGCTAGCAGAGTTACACTGTTGTATGTTCTTCTTATACTTTGTGTAGGAGTCTTCGCGGTAAGAGCGGGATATATCTCCCTGTTTACTGACCCGGATTTGCCGGTGATGCTCGGAGTAAACAAGATTCCTGCTCTGAGAGGCTCTATCTACGATTCAAGAGGCAGACTTCTAGCTAGTGATTCACTGATCTATGAAGCATGGCTTGATCTTGGGTATCTACGACTTGCGACTTCGTCCGATCAAGTGGATCGTGTTCTCAAGAATGTTGAGCTTTCTTTCGGCATTTCTTATGAGAAGCTTCAGGAAAATCTTCAGAGCACAAAGAGTTTTCTCCTTCTTGGCACTGCGCCGACTAACGATGAGATGCAACGAAGAATTACACCGATAACAAGACGGTATATCTCCCTGGAAATGCAGAGGGAGAGATTGAGTTTTGGAGAATATGGTTTAGATAGGATAATCGGTAAGCTTGACAAGGGCGGGGTTCCGCTTAATGGTATAGAGCTAAGCTACAACGAGCATCTTTCAGGCAAAGAGGACGGTTTGATAAGAAGGACGCTCACAAGTGCCTGGAGAGAAGAACCAACAAATGGCGATGACATATATCTCTCGATTGACATAGACATTCAGAAGATGGTATACGAAGAACTAATGACAACCGTCGAGAAGAACATGGCAGACGGTGGAGTTGCGCTCCTCATAGAGAGCAAGACGGGAAAGATACTGGCGTATGCAGGTGCTTACGACTGGGACGTTGGATTGATGGGAATCTTTGAA
This region includes:
- the rsmH gene encoding 16S rRNA (cytosine(1402)-N(4))-methyltransferase RsmH, encoding MSRQYDEHHRSVMVHEALHYLLGGRIEGTYLDCTAGEGGHIKAILKATNGQARVIGLDVDREVLDLAEQNLEEYRGKFRLFNSSYVDFETVLRQAGVERVDGVLLDVGTSTFQLKAKGRGFSYELDEPLDMRMDLSNKITAADVVNSYSESELSRIIFEYGDEKRFARRIAKCIVNRRPLSTTRELHDAVKAAMPPAERYKRKRHFATKTFQAIRIVVNKELENIEGVLRSIPGFLKQGGRIVFISFHSLEDGIAKRVFREKSDSELKILTKKPIQPSQEEVELNLRARSARLRAAERI